In Apium graveolens cultivar Ventura chromosome 10, ASM990537v1, whole genome shotgun sequence, the following are encoded in one genomic region:
- the LOC141692395 gene encoding uncharacterized protein LOC141692395 yields the protein MPFPLKIQPVDFNSPVDSAFSKPVVKSRFKRLFERPFGNVLRTPVPEKVVTVVGANQVQLSRGVSDEFEPSSVCLANMVQNFIEESNDKTCKNRCYCFTGDRSDCDDDELESNHNSTCEILKSLVMCSSVFERNLLADTASIVAKCKDDVNRKLVTDGLLALGYDASICKARWEKAPSYPAGEYEYVDVIRDNERLIVDIDFRSEFEIARSTKTYNTILQTLPVIFVGKADRLQKIISLVSEAAKQSLRKKGMPLPPWRKADYVKSKWLSPYIRTPPPTPSPSPPLTLKDSTDLKPDSLIPLIGNTNPSISMKEVANSPMKIITPCSTANEGANSPDSSDYGDDTVFTMSEDDEDA from the exons ATGCCTTTTCCGTTGAAGATACAACCGGTTGACTTTAATTCACCGGTCGACTCGGCTTTTTCTAAACCGGTGGTGAAGTCACGGTTCAAGCGGCTTTTTGAACGGCCTTTCGGTAATGTTTTACGAACGCCGGTGCCGGAAAAAGTTGTTACCGTCGTCGGAGCTAATCAGGTGCAGTTAAGCAGAGGTGTGAGTGATGAGTTTGAACCGAGTTCTGTTTGTTTAGCTAATATGGTTCAGAATTTTATCGAGGAGAGTAACGATAAAACCTGTAAGAATCGCTGTTATTGCTTTACCGGTGATCGGAGCGATTGCGATGATGATGAATTGGAGTCTAATCACAATTCTACTTGTGAAATTCTCAAG AGTTTGGTGATGTGTTCGAGTGTTTTCGAGAGAAATCTGTTGGCTGATACTGCAAGTATTGTTGCGAAATGCAAGGACGATGTTAATCGAAAACTTGTTACTGATGGTCTTTTAGCTCTCGGATACGATGCTTCGATTTGCAAGGCTCGTTGGGAGAAGGCTCCTTCGTATCCTGCTG GTGAGTATGAGTATGTTGATGTGATTAGAGACAATGAGAGGTTAATTGTGGACATTGATTTTCGATCAGAGTTTGAAATTGCGAGATCAACTAAAACCTACAATACAATCCTTCAAACCCTGCCTGTTATTTTTGTTGGCAAAGCTGATCGTCTTCAGAAGATAATATCTTTAGTATCCGAGGCAGCGAAACAGAGCTTGAGGAAGAAAGGAATGCCCCTTCCGCCTTGGCGAAAGGCGGATTATGTTAAATCCAAATGGCTCTCTCCTTACATTCGAACACCACCACCTACACCTTCCCCATCACCACCACTGACTCTCAAGGACTCAACTGACCTAAAACCTGATAGCCTTATTCCCCTGATCGGAAACACGAACCCTTCTATTAGTATGAAAGAGGTTGCAAATTCTCCGATGAAGATAATAACTCCATGTTCTACCGCGAATGAGGGTGCAAATTCGCCAGACTCTTCCGATTATGGTGATGATACTGTCTTCACTATGTCTGAAGACGACGAAGATGCATAG
- the LOC141689517 gene encoding uncharacterized protein LOC141689517: MAPPRIPKSFGAHPGDKPKPKPKRDASTAQASVPTPTPVPQTTPVLKRPVIDLTEKQGTPKRPRTEGAPSGSSAALNSLGPMGSIHVTDEEVGQWKTMNLEEATRASIKASCHLFIHSTQVVDKLLEEKACLERLQGDNNILKNTLKDTNFLHVKDIKTKDSEISFLKDEVANLTSQLEISNKKATSLHTELGGANLRIEYLEEQQKMGWPDEKREITDEAFANGFHFYRIGFMANDPDYTFERFGEETVAEMVEFKREHATEIKARRIELGLEEDDEGAPREEVSKDAPEVDPTVPLQTIPPTDESQGVP; encoded by the coding sequence ATGGCTCCTCCAAGAATTCCCAAGTCATTCGGGGCGCACCCTGGTGACAAACCTAAGCCCAAACCAAAAAGGGATGCTTCTACAGCACAGGCATCCGTCCCTACTCCTACTCCTGTCCCCCAAACTACTCCTGTCCTAAAAAGGCCTGTTATAGATCTCACAGAGAAACAGGGCACGCCAAAGAGGCCCAGAACAGAAGGCGCTCCTTCAGGTTCATCTGCTGCCTTGAATTCCCTTGGGCCCATGGGTTCCATTCATGTTACAGATGAGGAAGTGGGACAATGGAAAACCATGAACTTGGAAGAGGCCACCCGTGCTTCCATTAAAGCATCATGCCATCTATTCATTCACTCCACCCAAGTGGTGGACAAACTTCTTGAAGAGAAGGCATGCCTTGAGAGGCTGCAGGGTGATAATAACATCTTGAAGAACACCCTTAAGGATACAAATTTTCTTCATGTCAAAGATATCAAAACCAAAGACTCTGAGATCTCCTTCCTCAAGGATGAGGTGGCCAATCTGACTTCCCAGCTGGAGATTTCCAATAAAAAGGCTACCTCTCTCCACACTGAGCTTGGAGGAGCCAACTTGAGGATTGAGTACCTTGAGGAGCAGCAGAAGATGGGGTGGCCAGACGAGAAGAGGGAAATTACTGATGAAGCATTTGCCAACGGTTTCCACTTCTACAGGATTGGTTTTATGGCCAATGACCCTGATTATACTTTTGAGAGGTTTGGGGAAGAAACTGTTGCTGAGATGGTGGAGTTTAAGAGGGAGCATGCTACAGAGATCAAGGCGAGGAGAATAGAGCTTGGGTTAGAGGAAGATGATGAGGGCGCGCCAAGGGAGGAAGTCTCTAAGGACGCGCCTGAAGTTGATCCTACTGTTCCTCTTCAAACCATTCCCCCAACAGACGAATCTCAGGGCGTGCCCTGA